From the genome of Papaver somniferum cultivar HN1 chromosome 2, ASM357369v1, whole genome shotgun sequence, one region includes:
- the LOC113352727 gene encoding uncharacterized protein LOC113352727, which yields MTLNLVNEMKDNGDTVEDSAIVEKILRSLSEKYEAKVTAIEDCNTAATINLNEQRLLEKTIAAKQVEEALQSQVSWRSNQGKPNAGDNNYKENLKDNIAESQEEKEEEEKKENMLLACHTPEEQPQHKWYLDTGCSNHTCGRKDLFESLDESVRSTVKFGNNSTILVMGKGRIEIVLKNGVKTYIMDVFYVPGLHQNLLSMGQLSERGYV from the exons ATGACAttgaatcttgtcaatgagatgaaaGACAATGGTGATACTGTAGAAGATTCAGCAATTGTTgaaaagatattaagaagcttATCTGAGAAGTATGAAGCAAAAGTAACTGCTATTGAAGATTGTAACACTGCTGCAACTATAAATCTTAATGAACAAAGATTGTTGGAGAAAACAATTGctgcaaaacaagttgaagaagcACTTCAAAGTCAAGTAAGCTGGAGAAGCAATCAAGGAAAACCTAAtgctggag ATAACAACTAcaaggaaaatttaaaagataaTATTGCAGAaagccaagaagaaaaagaagaagaagaaaagaaagaaaatatgttGTTGGCTTGTCATACACCTGAAGAACAACCTCAACATAAGTGGTATTTAGATACTGGTTGCAGTAACCACACGTGTGGAAGAAAAGACTTATTTGAGAGTCTAGATGAATCTGTAAGATCCACAGTGAAGTTTGGTAATAATTCTACCATTCTAGTTATGGGGAAAGGGAGAATTGAGATTGTTCTCAAGAATGGAGTGAAGACTTACATCATGGATGTATTCTATGTACCAGGATTACATCAAAACTTGTTGAGCATGGGACAATTGTCTGAAAGAGGATATGTATGA